The Ammospiza caudacuta isolate bAmmCau1 chromosome 22, bAmmCau1.pri, whole genome shotgun sequence genomic sequence acagaaaggggataaagttttttacagaaaggtgataaagttctggaatggctgcccggggaggtgctgcagtccccatccatgggtgtgtttaacaaagcctggatgcggcactgggtgccagggctgggttggactcaatggtctttaaggtctcttccatcCTGGGGATTCTgagaattctgtgattctgtggattCTGTGAGAAGTCCCCCATTAACCCAACTCTGCCAGAGCCACCCCTGTCATGTGGCCTGGTGCTGACAGCAGTGGCCAAAACACCCCTGAGTTTCCAAtgtttccatggaaaaaaaaaacatttttcttttgctccctCTCTCAGAGCTGAGCAATCCTCAGGCACAGTCTGTGACAGAAATCACATCTTAATCAAGCTTTTAATTCTCCCTGTGAGACAGGAGCACTGCGCCCTgaccctggagcagggaactCTCATTTTATTCAGTCATCCAATAGCATTGGATAGGCACAAACCAAATCAAAAAAACCTCCTGGTGCTACATTGGTGTGGGTGGCACAACGCTGGGaagaacaataaataaataaataaaataacatctatttaattttatttaaaagatattatactataaatttatataatatatatcttttaatataaataaaataaatataaattatatatgaatatataaataaaataaatatagaaataaagaaatctgTTAGATTCTGCAGACAGATTCTGCTCATTCCATGGCTCTCCAGAGCCCTTTGTGTTCTGCTCTCTGTGTACACTCATTTCTGCCTGAAAACCCTGCCAGAAATGACCACTTGCAAAGAAAACCTCTCTGGGCCAGCCTGAGTGGTGCTCAGAGCCCTCCTTTCATGCTGGCACTCGCTTGTTCTGCACTCCAAATGCTGCAGGCAGCCTCTGACTTtattcttttctcctttcagcAGTGAAGGGAACACAATCATGCTAAAACCCAACAATAAATCCATCTAatggagctgcagtgcagaaaTAGAAATcagcccctggctgctggggagccACTCAAAAACCGTGGCCCGAAGTCAGAGACTGCTCTGCCGAAGCCACAATTCCTTGCTATGATTGCATTGAAGGAAAAGCTGAGTTTAAAAATCTcctcacagctcccagcagttTTCACTTCTGGCGCACTTGGCTGCACTCAGAAACATTCTGCATCTCCTCAAAGCCTCTGAGTGTGTGTGCAAAGCAGAACTCGAGGTTTTCCAAGGTGAGGGAAGCTGGAAGGGGCAGTTCTGggagggttttttcccattttcagtCCCTGTTTATGACTTATGAAAAAGGCACATTGAGCTGGTGTAACTACCCAAGCCTGCAAGGAAAACAGGGAATTGCTTTTGGTCAGCTGATCCCAAAAGTGTTTAAAGGAATATAGCAAGAAGGGATTGGTAAATAAGGAAATGATGCAATGCAGAGGGCAGCAAACAGAGCCTGGATGGACAAAGGAGTCTTATTTTTGGTGTGAGGAATGCACAGAATTGTTGGGAGCAGGAATGTTAGATTGGCACAAGAAGGGGATTAGATATCCTGTCAGATTTTACTGATCCTAATTAGGCAGATCCTAATGGATCTTAAATTTAACTCAACAGAAAGCAGCAAACCCcaccagagcccaggcagggctgtgagctCTGGAGCTCTCAGTGACAGAAATCCCAGGGAAGAGAGAAATAATtgtgaaattaaaatgcaaacagCAATTCCATCAGGGCAGGGAGTGCGTTCACCTCACCTGGCACCTCTGCTTGGCACTTCCAGGGGGAAACAACTCCACTGCCCAATTTCCATGGGGACACAACTCCATTGCCCAATTTCCGTGGGGATACAACTCCACTGCCCAATTTCCATGGGGACACAACTCCATTGCCCAATTTCCATGGGGACACAACTCCACTGCCCAATTTCCATGGGGACACAACTCCACTGCCCAATTTCCACGGGGACACAACTCCACTGCCCAATTTCCATGGGAACACCACTCCACTGCCCAATTTCCATGGGAACACCACTCCACTGCCCAATTTCCATGGGGACACAACTCCACTGCCCAATTTCCATGGGAACACCACTCCACTGCCCAATTTCCATGGGAACACCACTCCACTGCCCAATTTCCCACAATACCTGTCCTTGTCAGCCCAAGCTATtcacacacagggaaaaatctGTGCCCAAAGCCAAACCCTGAGGAattttcctgtcctttccaggcactgctcagctggggctcagaGGGACCCTCAGGTGTGGCCCTGCCCTTGAGGAGTGGCTCTTACCTGGGAGTGGCACTGGAAGCCAAAGTAAACCACCACGATGGTAGGAAGGAGCACGACGGTGAAGATCACAAACATCAGGAGCAAATTCAGGAGGAAAACCAGGCAGTTCATGGTTCCTATCAGCAGGGTCcaggccaggcagcagcaggggctgcggggctgcctgggcaggagctgctcgtCCATGTCGTACGGGGGGAGGCCAGGGATCATTCGGGATTTTTCTGACGGGATTTCTGCTCCAAAGTCCTCAGGCTCCTGGCCGGGCATCCTTCAAGGAGGTCCACCAAGCCACGCTCTTCTCCAAAAGTATTTCCTTGCTTTTGGTCTGGCAGAGGTGGGAAGGAGCTTGCAAAGGGTTCTTCTGTCTCCTTCAGGAGCCCTCAGGCAGAGATCATCGTGGGGCAGCAAGGAAAGGTCTCCCTGCTCAACACAATTTGCTTCCTTTCAGATGCTTTTCCCAGCCTCTCCCAAAGCAGATCTGCTGGAAGTTTGgcagtaatttttattttggtttagaATCCTGAGTCCTGCTgaattttgctgttgtttttcccaaaattccgaTCCCAAGAGGTCCcaaagggtggctgtggtggctGTGATGGGCTGCTCAGTGGGCTTTGGTATCCCCCTCCAACTTGGAGCTCAGCTGGGTAGTCAGGATGTCAGGTTTGGGTTCAGCATGTCAGGGTTAGGTTCAGGATTTCAGGCTCAGGTGTTCAGAATATCAGGCTTAGGTTCAGAATATCAGCCTTAGATGCTCAGGATATCAGGCTTAAATTCAGAATATCAGGCTCAGATGTTCAGAGTATCAGGCTTAGGTTCAGAATATCAGCCGT encodes the following:
- the TMEM88B gene encoding transmembrane protein 88B, which translates into the protein MPGQEPEDFGAEIPSEKSRMIPGLPPYDMDEQLLPRQPRSPCCCLAWTLLIGTMNCLVFLLNLLLMFVIFTVVLLPTIVVVYFGFQCHSQVLHSSARYCKSLLDDNSSSALIILGFVIMSPLLVVAMAIYCSLARRLQLLVCFQPYSLALYKGGRCCWAGGCSRQLKAWV